Genomic window (Aethina tumida isolate Nest 87 chromosome 4, icAetTumi1.1, whole genome shotgun sequence):
aaaaactgaaaaaagatTAGGAcggataaatgaaataaaaatagatttgtttGGACCCCACTGATGTAACACGCAACTCTAATCTCTTCTTGCAATTTGCCAAATTAATGATTCCAACacctaattataaatgttttgaatgaTATGAACCGGAGAAGGCCAATTTGTGTCTTatcttttattacatattatgaCTACGCatcttgttaaaattttttaggcaatttaattacacaaaacaattctttttaagtCTATGATAAGTGTCACGTTTCTATTTTTTCAGGCGGAAAGGAAGCATTGTACGGCCACCGAGTATGGTTTGGTGTTCGGCATTTTCGAATTCATAGTATTCCTTATAAGCCCAATATATGGGCAGCACTTAAATAAGATAGGCCTCAAGCTTACATTTAATGCAGGTATTTACACAACAGGGATATGTGCCGTCTTATTCGGGTAAGTTTATAACTAAAGTCCTGAAACTGATActtatttaagattaaatatgtaaattactgGATTtggtttttagtatttattgtaaacacCTAATAcctactttaataaataaaattataatagtattaAAGTAAAACCTACTGACATAGTtgtgttttgttgttttttaggCTTCTAGACAAAGTGGAAGGTCATTATCCGTTTATTATCTTAAGCTTTATTATAAGGATAGTTGAAGCAATGGGAAACGCCGCCTTTCTCACTGCCAGCTTTGCTATCATAGCCAAAGAGTTTCCAAACAATGTAGCCACCATGTTTGTAAGTACATCAatgaaaaaattctattttaatttaacaaatctttattttttaacaggcATCTCTGGAAACGTTCTTCGGACTTGGTTTAATTGTTGGTCCAACAGTAGGTGGTGCTTTGTTCCAGTTAGGAGGGTACACTTTGCCTTTTGCTGTCATGGGTTCAGCTTTGTTCATGTCAGCAATTTTAACTGCTCTAGTTTTACCAAAACATGAAGATGGAACAGACAAAGAAAAAGGACGTAAGtacaaataaattctataattattctttttaatatagcTTCTTtatctttcaaaatattctctaGGTTCTTAAAGAGATTTAGACAATTCAAAGGTAACATTAACAACATTTATCAAACTGCTCAAAATTGTCATGTATACTGATGGTAGAGAACTAGCACACatctaatacaaaataattattacttaaattaaattttaaacatctaCTGTttctaattctattttattaaacttagaTTCATCACTCCAATGTGAAAAGACtggaagataattaatatattccacTTTTGTACAAATCTTCTCTCTTCTCTTGAAAGTAAGGCTCATTCAATTAATGTCTGATTGAAGAAGTTGCTTTCTTAATAGtatcttttcttattgtattttcaaatgaatgtattgtttcatatttgttaataacattgtaaagCATCTTTCAGGAGCTTCTTAAGCATTTAGCAACGTCAACAATATTTAGATCTTGATTGTtcatgtaaattattacaatggtGGCCAAAGAAATAGCTGTAtacctctaattaaatatcatcagTTTCATAAcacttttcaagttttcaaatattcttttttgacaTCAATGGTTTCTTTACTTCCTACTAAGAATAAAGTCTTACTATTAGTATTGTTAAATACTGacacaaaatgtaaatatatttgaatgagCTATTTCTTTGGCCAACTAATATATggatttaaagtaaaatatcggtcttttttaagatgtgtggaaaataaacaataaaatgtggagaatattgaaatatgggacaaattgaattaaatccttttataaaatgacttacaaaatgtttaattttgaattttatgctATTTTCTAGTCACCACAGTATATGATTTGTTGTCGTACTCTGAGTTGCATaatgacaaatttataaacttgtaTAATATGGTATAGTAACTTTGAATAAAttcagaatataaaaatgtttagaaataCTCTaagaatatgtaaaatatgcttttttatttatgtttttattatactactattaataaatactttattgctattaaaacaatgtttccCACaagtataaaacatattttttttctaatcctaattaactaattattaaattaaaactaaatttaattggattttttcaGCTTCAATGTTGAAGGTCCTCAAAATCCCAGGGGTGCTGTTGGCGTCGAGCAGCATAATAGTAACGAGTATGTCGATAGGTTTCCTCCAGGCCACCCTCGAACCCCATCTGAGACAGTTCAGCCTTCCCCCCATTGTGCTTGGTCTGATGTTCGTCATAAACGGCGGCACTTACGCACTTACAGCCCCCGCTTTCGGTTGGCTGTGCGACACCTGTTGCTCCCCGAAAGCCGTCACCATTTTTGGAACGATCCTCACCGCTTTCGGCTTCGGATTGGTCGGACCGGCGCCCTTCTTGCCAATACCGACgtgagttttaataaattgatcttTGATTTTGGGGTTCAGACTTGATGGTACCAGATTTAACACaccgtataataaaaattttgattgactggcttttatatttaatcggCATAAAAAAGTAACTTACAATTCAGTACTATGATAAATTCTTTAATGAAGACACTTCATTCAATTCATAgatgattattatattataatggattaaaatgattattacataatttaaaacacatcTGCCAGATCGGTATTCTTGTTTTCCcggaacaatttaatataaatcactGTCCGACTGATTGTGACTCTAGATAAATCTTCAAAATCAAATTGGATTATACCATAAGCAAGACGTAATGATGTTTTAATGTTCGGCGGATTCGGTTCCTCGACCATCTTCAACGATATCGAATCAACGACctgttatttcaaatttttcgaaGTGTAATCGAGTTTAATGGGCCTCAGCACTTTGTGCTTTTTACTATAcggcttaattaataaatcggTTTGTGCAACTTAAGGTCGAAGAACACAggcaacaatttttaatgagcGGTAGACGGTAAGGAAACAGTTCAAGGTGTGCCAAGGTTCAGCACTGGCCTTAAAATAGTTTCTCTAAAACAGCTCAAATATTTGTGTCGATTAAACCATTGTTTGTCAATAATTCACTGTTGCAACATTTTCCAGAATTTTATGGGTCTCCATACTTGGATTGGTATTTCACGGATTAGGCATGGCTGCACAGTTGGTGTCTTCATTCAGCGATGCTCTCAAAACCAGTGTGtacgtatatattttatgcatttCGTAcgctgaataattaaataaaaccattGCAGGGCCCACGGTTTTCCTAACAATCTGGAAACTTACGGCTTGATATCGGGACTGTGGACCAGCACTTTTGCCCTGGGAGCCTTCATAGGGCCGTCAATCAGTGGGATACTGTACGATAACATAGGCTTCAGGAATGCCTCGATGTTCATAGTCGTCACACATTTATTAGTCGGTTTTATCATATCGCTGTTCGTGATTTGCAACAAGCGACCACCAACTTATGTGGAACTCAAGGACGAGAAGACAGCTAACGGAGATGTTGATACCGGTGTCAGGACGGCACAAAATAGTGTCACTGAAAGCATGAAAAGGTTtgatttcaacaaatttagtaATGTTAAAGATCATTCAATGTGTATCTATATTTGTTCATGTTTTGTTGATTGGAATTAGTGGTTGATGTCTCTTTGACATATTATTAAGAACTAAAGGACAACTGAtgtttaagatatttcattcTGTTCAGTGGTTGTTCTTAtctatttaatcatttttatgtttctgaGGAACGGTGACCATATTTCATGGGTTTCTTCTtttgtattgaaattatttctgtGTTTATGGATCTCAATTGCTTCCCTAACTATTCCAGAAGCTTAATTTTGGTGGATTTGAAACtgtgttgaatattttttattggtttaaaGACACCTAAAGCTTTATCAATCGTAGTCACCCACAAATGGTTCTTTCCTATTAGTATGAGGTCTCATTATTTATCTTATACTCTTGTATCCGTTGGTCTAAGAGCTCTTGTTCTTTAGGGAGGTGGTGTGTGGCACATATCCTCTTGGCTcatttggttgggttatcttTTGATGACCCTTGTTTTTGACTTTTATGGTGATTGGATAATTTATGTAGATACTGATCAATGTGTGCAGGTTTCCCATATACTCTATGGTCCAAATGTTCAAAATGACAAATATAGatactcaaaaaataattactaaagcATTAACccttacattaatttattgtgttttagcATCCGTTCTGTTGGCAATGGCATCTCGATAGAAAAGAGTCGACCACCTGGTATGAACAGCCTGATCGCTTGCAACAGCTACAAAAGCCAGGCCTGGCCAACAAGGGATGCCAGCAGTTTAACTTTGGGACCATACAGTTACAGTTATGGAACTGTAGATAGAAGGCCCACTACTTCGTACCTCCAAGGAGTTGCATAACATTTATAGACTTGTTTTAAGTATCATTTTTACGATAGATCATAATAACTAAGTTCAGGATTGTTCGTTCATCTGTCAGCTGTTTTTACTTGtgatattaatgaattttttatagagaaaCTTTGAATCTGTTTTTTGTCGCCAATCAAAAGTTACTACACATTTTAAGCGcacaactattttatatttatgtaaattttatttatagttttattgtaatgttaagttttaaataaaattacaacgaAAGGCCTTCCTTTTACTTTACAATACTCCTaaggaattttaaatcaaGCCATGAATAATCGCCAGCCACACAAAAACTGCAATCTTTCCAAACACACCGTACACTTAAAATCTAAGAACCAGTTCGGTTCCACCAATCTAAGcggtaatttttacaatttgattGATTGGCAACTATAAACCATGATTACTGTACAACAGAACGAAAAACAAATAGAGGCAATTAAAAACTCAGTTTGTGTATTGGCCATTACATCAATCCGCTGAAGAAGAATCGTGTTGTTATGGTTTCCGGCTTGTTTCCTGGTGATTGTTGATACTCAGTCATGCCCAGAGATGTGTTTGACCTTTCGGGTCAGATTGGAAATATGAATGGATGCGgcgaatttgaatttaattccgAACACGAAATCTTTTGTGCCAGTCCAATTCTTTAACCTTGGAAGACCCCAACAATAATCTTGTTTTAACGTATTTTCTTACACGTATATTATTCAACCACCTGTTCCAGTAAGAAGTCCACTTCCTGTAATTCAAACGCGAGGGGAACAATGGTAGGTGAAAGAAACAATTAGCGGGTTTTCTGAAACGCTCCATCGTTATGCTGTATGAATTACTGCGTTGAGACAAATATctgaattaaatatcttattggattatttttaattaggatatttaaaaataattacatgtaATATATGAGTGTTTGCAGGAAATACGTTTTAATGACTGATCATTTCTACTTGATGACAATGCGAGACCACAAATCTTGGGTGAATAAATCATTATCTATAATTTGCCTAAGTGTTCGATTGTGGAGAGAAAGTAtccaacaattataattagtacTCAAGCTTCTTCAAAACAAACTGACATTCACAACCTCAAACTTTCctccattttataaaaataaaccgcTTCAATGCATCACTTCCAATTAACTTAATACCAAATATACCAAATTATTAGAtgactatttataaattaagctATTTTATTAGGAAAAAGTGATacttaactaataaaataatactgtgatttcaacattttatgaCTATAATTAGATAGAAATTTGTCACGACATTTACATTTATGTGAAGtgcaaaattattacaataatataataatattataacaatattatctAATGTCTAATCTATTAACCTatcaaacattaatttataacacatTTACAAATTTGCTTATACAGCATATTTCACAATTAACAAgcataaacttaaaaaagttattaatttattattgtaacgaaagtttgtttaaataacatttataaattctaatttaataaaattgtaaaaaggaAGGTTACAGCTACCACTAACGGTGCAAACTTAAGTAAATTCTTAATCGATTACATAAACTGCTTGAACTGCTTAAACTTCGTACTGAATCTTTATCCGTAGTGGCTCATACCTCCCGCCAATATTGCATACACTACTCACTCATGTAGCTATTGTCGTAGTTTTAACAACGGTGAGATGTAAAGTagtaatagtttaataataataatttctttattaaaattaaatattttaaaattcatttattaattttgaagtgtCCCTAATTGAACTGATATAATTGTTTagcttttaatttgttaatttataaatatacaaattcgatgaatttattgataaaccaataattactaattatacaTGACTCATACTGTTGTGACgcaaatatattaacataatataaaaattctcagaaatgaaattaaaaaattaatacttcaatatcaacttaaatatattttcaagatacaatcaatttttaggTTATTTAAGGTAGTGTTAGtttaggttatgttaggttttatatatattaataatataatattaattacttgttaaatttagaatgtacaaaaattggattagcaacagataaatctctCTTTCATGTATTCTtcgataatattaaaagtattcaatGGTatgtcttaaaattaataatctataaaacagttcaaaattaaaagagtaaaaaaatatgtcttcGCTGCAGATTATTCATTTGTGTGAACTATAAGAATTTCGTCCCACTTGTTCTTTTATTCAGTTTAGTTAAagttatatcataaaataaaataaataatagacaatgtttttaacaaaaatattgtctcGTAAACcaaatcaaattcaaattaaatttcaggtgagtcattttaatttaatttaataattttatacccaatttaattattttttttccattgattcatttaaatttcattggatataataaaattataaccttcaattgattgaaaaattgcttaaaacacaattaattaactattgatGACATTATTCTGtatataatagtataaatattttatgtcctcaattttattttaaaacatagaaataatttattattttatgttcacaatttaatttcttactaaaatcattttagaataaatataataaaattttactttaatatcatttatcataatcaatattctattttttagataaaagatttaatttatttcgaaaTGAAGAGTATTAATTTGTGTACTAGAATCCAgcaaagtattaatttttgtttgtatttaataattatagttaatatatttttaacaacttttcataataatagaatttattgaaaatgacATTTTAGCCACAAACTTAACtacaacttaaaataaataaataaacaatgtgaATGTTATCTTGACATAAATATTGTCTCgcagataaatattataaaattcaaattcaatttttaagccaactgaataatttcaaagtataatttacaaacagtttaattatttttctgatttttacTCTTTGAGTTCGTTTAAATTTCACtggatataataaaattttgaaatttaattaaaagttgattGAAATATTGCTTAAAACGCAATTAACTGTGGTTAATTCTGGTTTcggcataaatattttatgcccCCAATCTTAGAAGCCAATTCTTGTTACtgctttttatttcaatttaaatttaacattatttaagaaaacattattatattaaatgaggTTAAgtcatgaattttgaaaatattcataaaaatttgagtgtatttaaaaataaaaaggtttattttttctgaaatatgtAATGAATTGGCTTAAAATTCacttaaatggataaatatacaaaaaaacaatGCCATTTGGTATTCAAATACGAATATCTCCTAAATGGTTAAAGTAATCCATTAACTACAACaaaccttttttgtagagattttaattaattacaataatatatattgcacattttataatatttatttgttttcgagttatcaaatttagatgtaaaaaatatatattttttaattcttaaaattttgacctCCTATAtcttctaatataatttacaaacagtttaattatttttctgatttttactctttgagttcatttaaatttcactggatataataaaattttgaaatttaattaaaagttgattGAAATATTGCATAAAACGCAATTAACTGTGGTTAATTCTGGTTTcggcataaatattttatgcccCCAATTTTAGAAGCCAATTCTTGTTActgcttttttatttcaatttaaattttacattatttaagataacattattatattaaatgaggTTAAgtcatgaattttgaaaaaattcataaaaatttgagcctatttaaaaataaaaaggtttattttttctgaaatatgtAATGAATTGGCTCAAAATTCacttaaatggataaatatacaaaaaaaaaaacaaacaatgccATTTGGTATTCAAATACGAATATCTCCTAAATGGTTATAGTAATCCATTAACTACAACaaaccttttttgtagagattttaattaattacaataatatatattgcacattttataatatttatttattttcgagttaacaaatttagatgtaaaaaatatatttttttattaaattcttaaaattttgacctcctatattttctaaatggtgagagttatgaaaaaattgtaatgtaatacatttttatagaacGTTCAATTTCCTtcaagaaatgtaaatagaaattttctgttaCGATCAATGACGAGATATGAATTTTGTCATATGGAAAACTGAGATGGGGAGGTCCttcctaataaaattaagagctcatctttggagaaacaatttttcagtgtgtgaagttaaacaaaattgtcaattttttagcCCCCCTAATGATAACTGTAAAACTTTGTGCTCTTTTGTTTCCTTTCAAAAACTACAGAGGTTAGTAACAGATTTCCtccaaaaattagaattattaaatttagtgccttatattttctacatcccatataaacattcaagtaAGAACGTaactctctctctctctctctctctctcttaacacatcaattttttatgcaaattatttaatttttcaaaatgtttgacAAAACCTATAAAAACTCAGTTTAGTTTAAGccaattttcattcattttaaagtAACATTAGTATTTTCACAAAACCtcagtatatttttcttacatcTTAATTGACTTTGATTAGATAAAAATACCTGAATATGattcaaatactaatttgCTAGAAAAAGCATTAATTTGTCACTTAAATGCAATTACTGGACAcagtcataaaaattaattgaattaggaATTTCCtctaaaatatagtatttaatgccaaatattgttgttattgacGTTCGAGTTAACACGTAATTTCCATTCTTGGTACGTAATTTCATTAgagttatgaaaattttaagtttactaTGTTAATTTACCTTTATAATTTACAGATGTTGAttcttaacaaataatataaacaattagtttatttttagaccatttttgtttattttaagtaacattATGCTTTATCACAACAgctcaatatatttttcttgaatCTTACATGACTTTCGGCttagataaaaaatacctGAACATTTGAATCACCAATTTGCTAGAAAAAGCATGAGTTCACCGCTCAAAAACAATAACTCCAACGTCCGAACAGATAAGATTCCATCGTCGCCGCTCATTTTCTTGAGATCATCCCccgaaataagaaaaattcggCCACGTGAGTCAGCCGGAGAGTCGGTTACAGGGGCGACGGGGTCTGGATCGTGAGCGACGCGGTGCCCCACCTTGCTCTCTCCGCCGGCATACGACGGACGGACAGGTGAACCCGCTTACCTGCACCCAGAACACCCAGTCTCTTCGGCAACCGCATAGTACGCACAACGCAGACCGAACACACGTTGGTACCGGCGCGGAACCTTGGAACACTCCAAAATACCGAACAGTGCCCTGCGCGAGTGACTGTGTGTGGATCTATTGTTGATGGTTAGTGGATGATCTGGTCTTGTTCACGGGATTATAATCTTAAAATCGATCGCATCGATCGTGCGGTTTGTACATCTGGGTGGTGGTACTAATCAATGGGGTAccattttcactttttttttttactttagatttttttatattgtgtagattgtgaacaataaaattatattctacgTATTTGGATTTTGGatagaattaatttacataaattatctatttttataatttatttttgatgattattaaatctgtTTTTAGTCTGatttttcctttattatttataactttgttTAGTGCATTCAAATATCGGAAATATCCAtatgttttctattttttttacaaccccacctttatcatttatttttttatgattaagtCAGATTTTAATTCAAGCTGACCTTTCAAATTttggtaatatatttttttcaacccCTACGTATGTCAAGtacttattaaatcaatttttaatttgattttcacTTTCTTTAGTGTTG
Coding sequences:
- the LOC109595988 gene encoding MFS-type transporter SLC18B1, which produces MVQFTKRQWSTLIVISIADFCNAICVSLQAPFYPQEAERKHCTATEYGLVFGIFEFIVFLISPIYGQHLNKIGLKLTFNAGIYTTGICAVLFGLLDKVEGHYPFIILSFIIRIVEAMGNAAFLTASFAIIAKEFPNNVATMFASLETFFGLGLIVGPTVGGALFQLGGYTLPFAVMGSALFMSAILTALVLPKHEDGTDKEKGPSMLKVLKIPGVLLASSSIIVTSMSIGFLQATLEPHLRQFSLPPIVLGLMFVINGGTYALTAPAFGWLCDTCCSPKAVTIFGTILTAFGFGLVGPAPFLPIPTILWVSILGLVFHGLGMAAQLVSSFSDALKTSVAHGFPNNLETYGLISGLWTSTFALGAFIGPSISGILYDNIGFRNASMFIVVTHLLVGFIISLFVICNKRPPTYVELKDEKTANGDVDTGVRTAQNSVTESMKSIRSVGNGISIEKSRPPGMNSLIACNSYKSQAWPTRDASSLTLGPYSYSYGTVDRRPTTSYLQGVA